The following DNA comes from Microbacterium wangchenii.
AGCAGGGAGCGCACGATCTGCACGTCGCTGATGTCGGGCACGTCGCGCAGGACGCTGGGGGTCTCGCCGAGGAGCGCTGCCACCATCGCCTTGGTGACGAGGTTCTTCGCTCCCTTGACCTCGACGTCTCCACGCAGCGGGCGGCCCCCGCGGATGGAGAGGACCTCACCGGATTCGCCGGCGGGCCCGGAGTAGGCGGGACCGGCGTCGGGGACGAGTGCTCTCATGCAGGGGACCTCACTTGGTGTTGACGAGGGGATGGCGCCGGCCCGGGTGAGGCCTGACGTGGCTTACCGGACAGGGAGCGTCCGCGGCCGCCATCCCTCGCGGCGCGCCTCGAACTGCGCGATCTTGTCTTCGTTCCGCAGCGTGAGCCCGATGTCATCGAGCCCCTCGAGAAGCCGCCACCTAGTGTAATCGTCGATGTCGAACGCGACCCGGAGATCGCCGATCTCCGCTTCCCGCTTGTCGAGATCCACCGTCATCCGCACCCCCGGTTCGGCGTCGACGGCCGCCCAGATCCGCTCCAGGTCGCCCTCGGTGATGACGCCCGTGACCAGGCCCTGCTTGCCCGCGTTGCCACGGAAGATGTCGGCGAACTTGGGGCTCAGCACGACGCGGAAGCCGTAGTCCCGCAGCGCCCACACGGCGTGCTCGCGGCTGGATCCGGTACCGAAGTCCGCACCGGCGACGAGGATCGACGCGGCCGAGAACGCCGGCTGGTTCAGGATGAAATCGGGGTCCTGCCGCCAGTTGGCGAACAGCGCGTCCTCGAAGCCGGTCTTGGTGACCCGCTTGAGGTAGACCGCGGGGATGATCTGGTCGGTGTCGACCGCGGATCGCTTCAGCGGCGCGACGACACCGGTGTGGGTGACGAACTTCTCCATGTCAGGCCTCCGCCCCGATCGTCGCGGTCTCGTGCAACGGCGCCAGGTCGCTGGGACTGGACAGCGTCCCGCGCACCGCCGTGGCCGCAGCCACCAGCGGCGAGACCAGATGCGTGCGGCCGCCCTTGCCCTGACGGCCCTCGAAGTTGCGGTTCGACGTCGACGCGCACCGCTCGCCGGGGGCGAGCTGGTCGGGGTTCATCCCCAGGCACATGGAGCAGCCGGCGAAACGCCATTCCGCCCCGAACTCCTCGAACACCTTGTCCAGGCCCTCGGCCTCGGCTTCCAGGCGTACGCGCGCCGAGCCCGGGACGACCATGACGCGCACGCCGTCGGCCTTGGTGCGACCGCGGACGATCGAGGCGAAGGCACGGAGGTCTTCGATGCGGCTGTTCGTGCACGAACCCATGAACACCGCATCCACCCGCACGTCCTTCAAGGGAGTCCCGGGGGTCAGATCCATGTACTGCAGCGCCCGCTCGGCGGCGACCTGCTCGGCGGGGTCCGTCATCGCGGCGGGGTCGGGGACGACGTCGCTCAGCGAGACGCCCTGACCGGGGTTGGTGCCCCACGTCACGAACGGCTCCAGCTCCGCGGCATCCAGGAACACCTCGGCGTCGTAGACGGCGCCCTCGTCGCTGGGGAGGGTGCGCCAGTAGGTGACGGCCTCCTCCCAATCCTGGCCCGTCGGCGCGTGCGGGCGCCCCTGCAGGTAGGCGAAGGTCGTCTCGTCCGGGGCGACCATTCCGGCGCGCGCGCCGGCTTCGATCGACATGTTGCAGATCGTCATGCGGCCCTCCATCGAGAGGGCGCGGATGGCGCTGCCGCGGTACTCCAGCACGTACCCCTGCCCACCGTTGGTGCCGATCTTGGCGATCACGGCGAGGATGATGTCCTTCGCCGTCACGCCGGGCTTGAGGTCGCCCTCGACGGTGATGGCCATCGTCTTGAAGGGCTTGAGCGGCAGGGTCTGCGTCGCCAGGACGTGCTCCACCTCGCTCGTGCCGATGCCGAAGGCCATGGCCCCGAAGGCGCCGTGCGTGGAGGTGTGCGAGTCGCCGCACACGACGGTCACGCCGGGCATCGTGAGCCCCAGCTGCGGCCCGACGACGTGGACGATCCCCTGCTCGGCGTCGCCGAGGGAGTGCAGGCGCACCCCGAATTCGGCGGCGTTGCGGCGCAGCGTCTCGATCTGGGTGCGGCTGGTCAGATCCGCGATCGGCTTGTCGATGTCGAGGGTGGGGGTGTTGTGGTCCTCCGTGGCGATGGTGAGGTCCAGGCGCCGCACGGGACGCCCCTCGGCGCGCAGTCCGTCGAAGGCCTGCGGGCTCGTGACCTCATGGACCAGGTGCAGGTCGATGTAGATCAGGTCGGGCTCGCCGTTCTCGCCCTTGACGACGAGGTGGTCGTCCCAGACCTTCTCCGCCAGCGTGCGGGGGCGGTCGGGGATCGACGGGATTTCGGGGTGGGCGGTGCTCATGTGTTCTGCCGTTCTCCTCGGATGGGGATCAAGCCCGCGACGAACTCCGCGACGAGAGAGGCCTGTTACGAGGTCTCGCCGCGGCCGCTAAGGAGAAGGCGAGCGATCCGCACGCGCCCACGATACCACCGGGTCCGACGGCACCGATCACGGCGCGTCGGAGCCCCGATCCGGCCCCGCCCCCGTGTCGTCGTGCCCGGCTCAGCCCTCGCCGCGCTCGGTCGCCGAGCGCTCGACGGTGGGCGGCGTGCCCTTCTCGTCCGCCACGCGGGATGCGGCGGCCGTTGCGGTCGCGGCCGTCCGGCGGTCGCGCGCCGAGGCGAGGAGGCTCGCGATCGTGGCAACGGCCATGGCCACGACGATCACGACGAGGGAGGCCATGGTGGAGATCTCCGGCGCCCATTCGATGTGCTCGCCGCCGTTGATGAACGGCAGCTCGTTCACGTGCATGGCGTGGAAGACGAGCTTGACGCCGATGAACGCGAGGATGAACGCGATCCCGTAATGCAGGTAGCGCAGGCGGTCGAGGAGATCGCCGAGGAGGAAGTAGAGCTGGCGCAGCCCCATCAGCGCGAAGATGTTCGCGGTGAAGACGATGAAGGCGCTCTGGGTGATGCCGAAGATGGCGGGGATGGAGTCGATCGCGAAGAGCAGGTCGGTGACGCCGATCGCGACGAAGACGATGATCATCGGCGTCCACATCTTCTTGCCGCCCACGACGGTGCGGATCTTGGATCCGTCGTACTCGTCGCTGATGTCGATCATGCGGCGCAGCTGGCGGACGACGAAGCCCTCGCGTTTGGCGTCGTCGTCGTGGTCTCCGCCGGGGAAGGCCTGGCGGATCGCGGTGTAGACGAGGAATGCACCGAAGAGGTAGAAGATCGGGCTGAAGTTCTCGATGATGGTGGCGCCGACGAGGATGAACGCCCCGCGCAGCACGAGGGCGATGATGATGCCGACCATCAGCACTTCCTGCTGGTATCGGCGCGGCACCGAGAACTGCGACATGATCAGCACGAAGACGAAGAGGTTGTCGATCGAGAGGCTGTACTCGGTCAGCCATCCGGCGATGAACTGGCCCGCGTACTCGCCGCCGGCGAAGACCCACATGAGGCCGGCGAAGATGAGGGCAAGCGTCACGTAGAACACCACCCACAGCGTCGACTCGCGTGTCGAGGGGATGTGCGGCCGCTTGAGGATCAGCAGCAGGTCGGCCAGCAGGATGAGGGTGAGCACGACCAGCGAGCCGATCTCGAACCAAAGCGGCAGTTCCAGGTCCATCGGGGCCTTTCAAAAAGGGTGAGGGGTCGGTAGACGCCGAAAGTCTCTCCCCGCGACGCGTGTCGCGGCGCGTACCCGGGGTCCGCCGAGGGGCCCGTGATGACGGATGCGCGCTGTCGGGATACTCCCTCTCGCGGCGTCGAGTCTACCGTCATGACCGCACACCGATCGGATGCGAGACGATCCCTGCCCGGCGGACACCTCCTCAGTGAGAGACAATGGGCCGGCGGCGCGGGGGCGCAGCCGGGGACGGGACGACATGACGCAGGAGCAGGTCGACGACGCGACGCTGGTGGCACGCGCCGCGGGCGGATCGGAGTCCGCCTTCCGTGCGCTGTACCGCGCGTATGCGCGACCGGTGTACTGGATCGCGCACCGCCTGCTCGAGAACGCCTCCGACGCCGAGGACGTGACGCAGGAGACGTTCGTCCTGGCGTGGCAGAAGATCCCCCGGCTGCAGCTGCAGGGCGCCTCGCTCCTGCCGTGGCTGGCGACGATCTGCCGGCTGCAGGCGGCCAACCGCCTGCGCGCCCGGCGCCGCGACCGCAACCGCTCGGCGGAGCTGGATGACCGCATCCCCGACACCATCGACGTCGAGAAGCAGGTGATCGACTCGGTGACGGTGGCCGCGATCCTGCGCGAAGTGGACGGCCTCAGCGACCTGGACCGCGAGATCTTCCGCCTCTGCGCCGCCGAGGGGTATGCCTACCAGGCAGCCGCCGAAGAGCTCGGCGTCGCCCACGGGGTCGTGCGCAACCGTCTCTCCCGCATCCGCACACGTGTGCGCGGTGCCGTGACCGAGACGGAGAACGCATGAACACGCACGACCTGGATGCGCCGGTACTTCCCGAATTCACCGACGAGCGCGTCGCCGCGATCGAGCGTGACGTGTTCGCGCGCATCGCGGACGACCGCCGGCGGCAGCGGCGGCGCCGCACACTCGCGTGGTCCGTCGGGGGCGCCGCGGCCGCGGTCCTCGTCGTCGCCGCGGTCATCGCCCCCGGTCTCATGGCGTCGCTGTCGGGCGGGGCGGACAGCTACTCGGTGGCGCCGGCAACCGACTCGGGCGGCTCGGAGTCGGCGGCGGCCGACCGCGCGACGGTGGGCGAAGCGGCCGTCGGCGAGAGCGTCCGCGCGGTGATCTCCACGGCATCCGCGACGGTCGTCGTGGAGGACGTCGCCACCGCGGCGCAGCGGATCGCCGACGACGCGGAGGCACGCGGCGGGTATGTGGAGTCGCTCAGCGTCGACGCCGCCGCCGAGGGGATCACGGGGGGCGCGCCGGTCGACGGCCTGCGCTTCGACACCGACCAGGTGCTCATCGAGCCCGCCCCCGGGCCGGGCTCCGGTGCCGGTCGGGTCACGGTGCGCATCCCGGACGAGGATCTGGACGCCGCCATCGCCGCCCTCGCGGAGGTGGGCGAGGTCACCTCCTCGACGGTGTCACGGCAGGACGTCACGGATCAGGCGATCGATCTGCGTGCACGCGTGGCGGCGGGCGAAGCATCCGTCGCCCGGCTCACTGAGCTGCTTGCTCAGGCCGCCGACGTCGCGGACCTGATCGCCGCCGAGACCGCCCTCGCCGAGCGGCAGGCGGCGCTGGAGTCGGACCGCCAGCAGCTCGCGTGGCTCGAGGGGCAGGTGGACCTCTCGACCCTCACGGTGCAGCTCGTGCCGCGTTCGACGCCGGTCGAGGCCGACCCGGCCGGATTCACCGACGGCGTCATGGCGGGATGGAACGGGCTGGTCGCCGCCGCCAACGGCGTCGTGATCGCCGTCGGCTTCCTGCTCCCCTGGCTCGCCGTGGCCGCGGGAGCCGGGGCGGTCGTGTGGGGCATCGTCCGCCTCATCCGCCGTTCGCGCCGGGTGCGGGGCGGACGGCGCTCCCCCGGCGACGCTCCCCCGGCTCCCTGAGCCGCCGCCGCGCCGTTCAAAACTCAGGAGACACGCCGAGCCGAACCTCGGATCGGCCGCTCCCGGGCCCGATTCTCCTGAATTCTGAACCGACGAGTCAGACGACCTGGCGGCCGCACATGCCGCACTCGCCGGTGGCGGAGACCTCGACGAAGCAGTCCGGGCACATCGCGCGGACGGTGTCGGTGTCGACGGTGCGGCGCACGGGCGCCTCACGGCGCGGGGCCTTGGCCGCCGCAGGGCGGGCGGCACGAGGAGCACGCCCGGCCGGTGCGGCCGCCGCCGCGGGGGCGGGGGCTGCGGGCGTGTGCGCGGCGCAGTAGAACCGCACGAAACCGGCGTGGTGGTTGGGGTGACGGTGCTTGACGGCCCACAGCTCGGTACGTGGCAGCGGCTCGCCGCTCGCCCCACACGCGAAGCACCGTGTCGGCTCCCCGGGGGCGGCCTCCGCCGCCGGAGTCGGGACGTCGAAGGGGATCGCGTCCCGCCAATCGGATGACTGCACAACCCGCATGGCGTCTCCTCCCACTCCACCTTCCACGGTACGCGACTCCACGCGCTCCGGCGGCCACCTCGCGGTGACCTCGTCAGCGGCGCGGCGGCACTCCGGCCAGCAACTCCTCGAACACCCGACGGGCGTCCTCCTCCCGGGCGAGAGGTGCGGCCTGCCCCGCCCACAGCGACAGCAGCTCGCCGCGATCCTGCTGCGCCGCGGCGGCGCGGAAGCCGCCGGTGAGCCAGTTCTGCACCGGAAAGGGGGCGATCGCCCCCGCCGCCTCGATCTCCTGGACGGCGCGATTGGGGATGCCGCGCGCCAACCGTCCGCTCATCGCCCGCGTGAGCACCGTCTCCTCGGCGGAGGCGGCCGGGATGCCGGCGCGATGCGACTCGGGCGCGGCGGACTGACGCGTGCGCAGGAACGCCGTGCCGACCTGCACCCCGGCGGCACCGAGGGCGAAGGCGGCGGCCACACCGCGACGATCCGCGATGCCGCCCGCGGCGATCACCGGCACCGCGACCGCATCCGCCACCTGCGGCACCAGCGCCATCGTCCCCACGAGGGACTGCTCGGGGCCGCGCAGGAACGACACGCGGTGCCCGGCGGCCTCGAACCCGGTCGCCACCACCGCGTCCACTCCCCCCTCTTCCAGCGCGAGGGCCTCGGCGACGGTGGTCGCCGTTCCCACCACCGCGATGCCGCGGGCATGCGCGCGGGACACCATGTCAGGTGTCGGCACGCCGTAGACGCAGCTGACGGCGGCAGGCGCGGCCTCCAGCACGGCGTCCCACTGCTCCTGCACCGCCGGCACCACCGCGTCGGGCACCGCCGTGGGCACGGTCGCCCCGACGGCGGCGTACAGCGGCGCGACGGCGCGTGCAGCGCGGGTGAACTCCGCCGTCGGAGCGCCCGGGTCCGATTCCAGCGGCAACCACACGTTGAGGGCGAACGGACGGTCGGTGGCCGCGCGGAGAGCGCGGACGGTCTCCGCGATGCGGTCGGGCGCATACCCGTACAGACCGTAGGAACCCAGGCCGCCCGCCTCGCTCACGACGGCGACGAGCTCCACCGACGACAGCCCGCCGAACGGTCCCAGCACGATCGGGTGCTTCGTCCCGAGCATCCCGGTCAACGATTCCGCCACGTCACTCCTCTTCCTCGCGTGGTGCTCCGCATCGCCAGCACACCGCCCGCTCCACGATGGCGCCGCAGTCGGGGCACGTGGCTGCCAGCCAGCACGCGGGATCGCCGCCCGCCGGCGCGTCGTCGCGGCGCTCGAAGCTCACGAGGCCATTGTCCCCGCACGCCCCGATCCTCCGCATCCCTCGACGCCATCCTCGGACGCCACAAACGGGTGCCGGCGGGAAAACACCCCACGACTTGCCTTTTCCTGGTTCCGGGCTATGGTGAGGGCCATGTCCCGTTCCCCCCGTATCAGCGCCACGACCCCCGCCTCGCGCGGCGGCTTCTCGGCGCCCGGGACGCGACTGTCGAGCGGCCGAGCGGGGATCCTGCCGCCGCGGATGAGCGCCACGGGAGGCGTTCTGCTCTTCCGCACCTCGCACCGCGCCCCGCCGCCCTGAGCCTCTCCCGGCTCATCCGGCGCGTCGCATCTGCGGCGCGCTTTTCGTTTATGCGGTGCGGAGCGATCCGTCACCGCGCCCTCCGGCGCACCCGCCGACCGAAAGAGAAGAGAACCATGCGCACCGAAGACGCCACCTCGACCCTGCCCGCCGCGGGCCTCGACCTGACGGCCATCCGCCGCACTCTTCAGAGCGAGCTGACCGAGCGGGAGGAGAGGATCCGCCAACTCTCCCCCCACGCCGCCCCTCACCTCGACCCCGTCGCGTGGTCTGCGCTGGCGGCGGCCCGCCGCGCCGTCGAGCAGATCACCGCAGCCCTGGACAGGCTGTCCGCCGGGACCTACGGACGCTGCACCCGCTGCGACGGCGCGATCCTGCCCGCCCGCCTGGAAGTGCTGCCATCGGCCCCCACGTGCATCGATTGCCAGAACCGTGTCGAAAACGCATAGCGATCCGAGACCGCCCGCGCGCGTGGCGATCCTCGGGGACCCGCTGCCATGCCTGCGCGACCTGCGGGCACGCCCCGAGGCGGAGAGCTTCACCGACGTGGCGGACGTGCAGGGAGGCCACTCCGGGGCGGTGGTGGGAGTGGATGCGACGGCGGCGGGCAGCCGGGCGGAGCTGCGCGGGCACCTCCGCTGCATCGGCGACCTCGGCGAGGAACTGTGCCGGCGCCTGCCCGCCCTGGAGCACCTCATCCTCCTGATCGACCGCGTCGCGCTGCCTGCGGAGGACGTGCGGCGCGAGTGCGACACGGCAGCCCGCCGCATCCACACCCGCCTGGAGCAGGCGGGCGGGCGCTCGGTCATCGTGACCGCCCTGCTCACCGACGGATGCGACGACTACGCCCGGCTCGCCGACCGGGTGCTGGCCCGCTCGCGTCAGGCCGAGTCGCTCGACGCGGGCGTCGCACTCCTGTGGCGCGAGATCGCCCGCACGCCGATCGGGAGAGTCGCAGCCAACGACTACGTGTGACCCGTCAGCGTTCGGCCAGGAGCTTCTCGCGCACCTCCCGGCGCAGCACCTTGCCGATGAGCGAGCGGGGCAGCTCATCGACGACCACGAACCGGCGCGGCACCTTGTACGTGGCCAGGTGCGTGCGGCAGTAGTCCCGCAGGCCCTCCACGTCGAACTCGGCGCCGGGGCGCAGGACCACTGCCGCGGCGACGTCTTCGCCGCCGTCGCGGCGCGGCAGCGCCACCACGGCGGCCTCGGCCACATCCGGGTGCGTCTGCAGCGCGTCCTCGACCTCCGTGGGCGAGACGTTGAAGCCGCCGGTGATGATGAGCTCCTTGATCCGGTCGACGATCGTGACGAAGCCGTCGGGCGAAACGGATGCGATGTCGCCCGTGCGCAGCCAGCCGTCGGCCAGAAGCGTGGTGGCGGTCTCTTCGGGTCGCTGCCAGTACCCCTGGAAGACCTGGGGGCCGCGCAGGAGCAGCTCCCCGGTCTCGCCGAGCGGACGGTCGACGCTCGGATCGTCCGGATCGACGACGCGGATCTCGGTGCTGGGGAACGGCACGCCCACCGTCCCGGGGCGGCGCGTGCGGCCCATCGGGTTGCCCAC
Coding sequences within:
- a CDS encoding TraR/DksA family transcriptional regulator yields the protein MRTEDATSTLPAAGLDLTAIRRTLQSELTEREERIRQLSPHAAPHLDPVAWSALAAARRAVEQITAALDRLSAGTYGRCTRCDGAILPARLEVLPSAPTCIDCQNRVENA
- a CDS encoding glucose-6-phosphate dehydrogenase; the encoded protein is MRVVQSSDWRDAIPFDVPTPAAEAAPGEPTRCFACGASGEPLPRTELWAVKHRHPNHHAGFVRFYCAAHTPAAPAPAAAAAPAGRAPRAARPAAAKAPRREAPVRRTVDTDTVRAMCPDCFVEVSATGECGMCGRQVV
- the leuD gene encoding 3-isopropylmalate dehydratase small subunit; this translates as MEKFVTHTGVVAPLKRSAVDTDQIIPAVYLKRVTKTGFEDALFANWRQDPDFILNQPAFSAASILVAGADFGTGSSREHAVWALRDYGFRVVLSPKFADIFRGNAGKQGLVTGVITEGDLERIWAAVDAEPGVRMTVDLDKREAEIGDLRVAFDIDDYTRWRLLEGLDDIGLTLRNEDKIAQFEARREGWRPRTLPVR
- a CDS encoding TerC/Alx family metal homeostasis membrane protein: MDLELPLWFEIGSLVVLTLILLADLLLILKRPHIPSTRESTLWVVFYVTLALIFAGLMWVFAGGEYAGQFIAGWLTEYSLSIDNLFVFVLIMSQFSVPRRYQQEVLMVGIIIALVLRGAFILVGATIIENFSPIFYLFGAFLVYTAIRQAFPGGDHDDDAKREGFVVRQLRRMIDISDEYDGSKIRTVVGGKKMWTPMIIVFVAIGVTDLLFAIDSIPAIFGITQSAFIVFTANIFALMGLRQLYFLLGDLLDRLRYLHYGIAFILAFIGVKLVFHAMHVNELPFINGGEHIEWAPEISTMASLVVIVVAMAVATIASLLASARDRRTAATATAAASRVADEKGTPPTVERSATERGEG
- a CDS encoding NAD(P)H-dependent flavin oxidoreductase — its product is MAESLTGMLGTKHPIVLGPFGGLSSVELVAVVSEAGGLGSYGLYGYAPDRIAETVRALRAATDRPFALNVWLPLESDPGAPTAEFTRAARAVAPLYAAVGATVPTAVPDAVVPAVQEQWDAVLEAAPAAVSCVYGVPTPDMVSRAHARGIAVVGTATTVAEALALEEGGVDAVVATGFEAAGHRVSFLRGPEQSLVGTMALVPQVADAVAVPVIAAGGIADRRGVAAAFALGAAGVQVGTAFLRTRQSAAPESHRAGIPAASAEETVLTRAMSGRLARGIPNRAVQEIEAAGAIAPFPVQNWLTGGFRAAAAQQDRGELLSLWAGQAAPLAREEDARRVFEELLAGVPPRR
- a CDS encoding DUF4349 domain-containing protein, translating into MNTHDLDAPVLPEFTDERVAAIERDVFARIADDRRRQRRRRTLAWSVGGAAAAVLVVAAVIAPGLMASLSGGADSYSVAPATDSGGSESAAADRATVGEAAVGESVRAVISTASATVVVEDVATAAQRIADDAEARGGYVESLSVDAAAEGITGGAPVDGLRFDTDQVLIEPAPGPGSGAGRVTVRIPDEDLDAAIAALAEVGEVTSSTVSRQDVTDQAIDLRARVAAGEASVARLTELLAQAADVADLIAAETALAERQAALESDRQQLAWLEGQVDLSTLTVQLVPRSTPVEADPAGFTDGVMAGWNGLVAAANGVVIAVGFLLPWLAVAAGAGAVVWGIVRLIRRSRRVRGGRRSPGDAPPAP
- the leuC gene encoding 3-isopropylmalate dehydratase large subunit, with protein sequence MSTAHPEIPSIPDRPRTLAEKVWDDHLVVKGENGEPDLIYIDLHLVHEVTSPQAFDGLRAEGRPVRRLDLTIATEDHNTPTLDIDKPIADLTSRTQIETLRRNAAEFGVRLHSLGDAEQGIVHVVGPQLGLTMPGVTVVCGDSHTSTHGAFGAMAFGIGTSEVEHVLATQTLPLKPFKTMAITVEGDLKPGVTAKDIILAVIAKIGTNGGQGYVLEYRGSAIRALSMEGRMTICNMSIEAGARAGMVAPDETTFAYLQGRPHAPTGQDWEEAVTYWRTLPSDEGAVYDAEVFLDAAELEPFVTWGTNPGQGVSLSDVVPDPAAMTDPAEQVAAERALQYMDLTPGTPLKDVRVDAVFMGSCTNSRIEDLRAFASIVRGRTKADGVRVMVVPGSARVRLEAEAEGLDKVFEEFGAEWRFAGCSMCLGMNPDQLAPGERCASTSNRNFEGRQGKGGRTHLVSPLVAAATAVRGTLSSPSDLAPLHETATIGAEA
- a CDS encoding RNA polymerase sigma factor — encoded protein: MTQEQVDDATLVARAAGGSESAFRALYRAYARPVYWIAHRLLENASDAEDVTQETFVLAWQKIPRLQLQGASLLPWLATICRLQAANRLRARRRDRNRSAELDDRIPDTIDVEKQVIDSVTVAAILREVDGLSDLDREIFRLCAAEGYAYQAAAEELGVAHGVVRNRLSRIRTRVRGAVTETENA